GCATATATTAAAATTCACAACAACAAAGTCCGTCCAAATTACTTCTGAAGTGTTGTCCAAGTTTCTCAGAAATATATAAACTATCTACTCTAAAAATCTCCTGAGTTTTATTCGTCCATCACAGGAAGGTCGACTTGCCAGAATGTCTGGAAAAAGTGTCAACGCACCAATCCCACCCATTGCTTTGGTTAGTGATGAAGAAACTGAAGAGTCAAAGTTCAGAAAATTTATCGAGACTAGAGAAAGGATATCTGCAGCCAAAAGGAGACTTGCAATACTGGACCAAACTGAATGGATGCTACGAGAAAGAATTATTGAGGTTGACATGGAAACAGCCTCGGTGAAAAGAAAGATTGCAAAAATTGACCAAGAGATAATTAATATCACTAAAGCATCTGTAAGGATCCCCGAAATTGAACGGGACATTAAGGAACTAAATTTTGGGAATGCTCCCTCCATGAGGGGAAAAGGTAAAACAAAAGTAGGTTCAGATGACAAGAGCACTGGATCGTCACCCTAcagttgaagaaaaagaagagaagtcTTTGGGTAGATTTAGGTTCATGTAacatttttctcatgtttgtcatgttgtttttaaattttattgtaatcAAGAACTACGCGAGACTTGAGCCCATAGAGGGTACGTAGGAAGCTTTTTTCGAGCCTAGTCTCTCTATCAATTTCGGGAAGGGTACATTTAGATTATCTTATGTAATTCGAACTACGTCGGGCCTGATTTCCTTggtggatacgtaggcagcctacTTAAGGCTCGGTccttatattttcaatttttattctcCCTTATTAGGGAATGATTCTGAAGAGTTCCGCTTACAAAAGCATATGAGTGGAAGAAATTAGCCGGATTCTATGCAAGTCGACCTTTCCAATTCAATTGCAAGaaaaatttctttccatttgagTCCTTAAAttcacccaaaatattttcGTGGATTAATCTGCTTGAAGCAAAATGACACTTGTGTGTTTATTTTTCTGTCATCTTATTTGCATATCTCgtcaaaaacaaaaactaacatATATGTCTTTTGAGTTGTTCTTCTTTACAGGTaaaaactgatctgtgttgaaaTCAAACTGGCTGACCATCCCTACTTTACAAGATCTAAAGCAATCATATCATCCCTCCCTGATCATTCTTTGGAGAAAAGCAAGAGCAAAATGACTGGTACTTCTGAAGAAACGGGAATAGTGGACGTGACCATCAGAAATGCTGAACTCGCTGATCAAAGTGAGTTGATCTCTCAGTTAATGCAACGAATTGCAGACATGCAGGAAGAGCTTCAACAGACCAAAGATCTGGCCAAACTGGCCATTGCATCGAATGAACCCCCTCTTGAAACTAGAAGACCTCCTCCTCATTTTCCATCACTGAGTTCCCCATTACCCAACTATTTCCCTACCCATACCACAGGACCAATCACTTCCATCCCTAATCCTCATCCCATCGACTTAACTATATCCAGCGCTCCTTATGCCAACACTTTCTACCAAACACCACCACCATTACTAAATCCGAACGAAGCACCTAACACTAATCACTCCCAAAACTTCACACCAACACACCAAATCCCACCCCCAGTCTCCAATAATCCACGTGTTTTGCCTAGCCAACCTGTATACCCTTCCGTAATATTCCAAACTCCACCAGCCTATACAATCCCTGAACCATGTCCTGGCTTTCCTGTTCAACCGGAGCTGGATCACTATGAAGAAATGGAGAAGGAGTGGAGGTTGAGAGAAGAAAAACGTGAACAAGAAATGAATGTTATGAAGGATGCCATCTCCGAGGCAGTAAAAAGTGTCCAATCTTTGAAGAAGATAACAGGACTTGAGTATGAGGACCTTTGCATGCACCCTGACTTGGAAATACCCGAAGGTTACAAAATTCGAAAATTTGAAACCTTTAATGGTATTGGCAATCCCATGGCTCACCTCCGAGCCTATTGTGACAAACTCGTGGGTATCGGGAAAAATGATGCATTAATTATGAGGTTGTTTAGTCGAAGCCTCGGTGGGGAGGCGTTAGAATGGTTCACATCTCAAGAACTCCGTCAGTGGTCTACATGGGGGGCCTTGGCCAAAGATTTTTTGGAAAGATTCCAGTTTAATGTCGAAGCTATCCCTGACAgatattatttggaaaaaatcaaGCAAAAGACCACGGAGGACTATCGTGAATATGTGTGTCGTTGGAGGAAAGAAGCTGCAAAAGTACAACATGTGATGACTGAAAACGAAATAACCTCTGCTTTTATTCGAGCTCAGGAGCCCAAGTATTATGAAAGGATGTTGCCCATGATGGGACAGAAGTTTTCGAAGCTGATCAGAATAAGAGAAGCCATAGAGGATGGCCTCAAGTCTGGAAAGGTTACAAATCTCACTGCCTTGCAGGCCGCCAACAAATCCTCACCATCCATGGCCACAGGATTCACtaggaaaaagaaagaggacATGTTTGCTATATCTTTTAGCCCGAGGCCAAGGCCGCAAAGGTATTTTGGGTCCGATTCTGCCATTGGAAACTCTGATCGATTCCCCACCTCAAATATTTACCCACCATCTCCACAAGCTCCAATCCCAATCTACTATGCACAACAGAACTACCAAGCACCCCCGCCTGTCTACCAAAATCAACCACTAACCTACCAAAATACACTACCAAATCACCAAGCCAATGCACCAGTCTACCAAAATCCCGgacaaaacaacccaaatgcCAACAATCTACCCCGTCCTAACCTCGAAAGAAAGCCTCCCAGAGTTTTCACTCCTTTGGCAAAAACACGTACCCAACTCTTTGAGCGTCTAAGAACGGCAGGATTGATCCAACCAGTAGACGCAAGGGTAATTAATCCCACAACAAAGTTCTTCCGAGCAAATCAACGTTGTGCGTACCATTCTAGAGGGGCAGGACATGATACAGAAGGACGTATCAATCTGAAACATAAGATTCAAGACTTGATCGATAACAGGGTCATCACTCTCCAAGCCCCTGCCCCCAATGTGAACCTTAACCCATTGTCGAATCATGGAGGAGCTACCATCAACATGATTGAAAGAGACGAAGATTGGCTTGCTAATGGGACTATCGGTGAAGCAAATGTCAACTCACTTATACCAACAGTGGCCTCATTGACCATAAAGGCCCATCCAGAGTTTGTTGTAATAACTGCACCTCATCAGGCATTTGCTTTGGTGAAAGAAAGAAGCAATAAGCATTTCGAAGAAAGGTTTGTTGTCCAGGCGGCCACCGCACAATGAATGACACGTTCTGGAAGATGCTACATTCCAGAAGAACTAACTCAAGAGATAAGAAGAAATGAGAACCAGAAAAGGTCGATCACAGAGGGTGAGGCTGAAGAGTTTTGGCGAAGAATGCAGCCTAAGGAGTATTCCATTGtcaagcatttggagaagactCCAGCTCAAATCTCTGTTTGGGCTCTATTAATGAGTTCTGAGTACCATCGAAAAGCATTGTTGAAGGTACTTGATAAAGCGTATGTACCGACTGGAACAAGTGGTGAGAATCTGGCCACCATGGTAAGTCATGTCATTGGGAGTCATCAAATCTCTTTCCGAGAAGAGGAGTTGCCACTCGAAGGGGTTATGCACAACCGTGCCTTGTATATCACTGTCAAATGCAGGGACAAGTTTGTAGCTCGAGTATTGATTGATAATGGGTCAGGGCTCAATATTTGCCCATTATCAACCCTGACTCAGCTAAAATATGATGTAGGAAAAATCCGTCAAAGCCGCATGAATGTAAGGGCGTTTGATGGTTCGCAAAGAGAGACCATAGGGGAAGTAGACTTGTGTATCCAAATGGGGCCTGCAGAATTTGTCACTGAATTCCAGGTAATGGGTATATCTACAAGTTACAACTTATTGCTAGGAAGACCATGGATCCATGCTGTTGGAGCAGTTCCATCCACATTGCATCAACTTTTGAAGTTCATCTGGGAGGACCATGAAATTGTCATTCATGGTGAAGGGAGTGACCGTAGGTACCCTGGTTTCTCCATTCCAGTTATTGAAGAGTCTTCTCAGAAAACTGACTTTCACATGGTGGAGTTAATGAATGCTACTTTTGAAGATACGACATTGCAAGTACCAATGCCGCAAGTGTATAAAATGCTAGCCACAACTATGCTGAGAAGTGTTTTTGAACCTGGGCGTGGGTTAAGCAAGAATTTGGATGGCATATCCGAACCTCTTCCTATACCACTTCAAAATTTTTGATTCGGTATCGGCTATGCCCCAACAGAGGAAGAATTATTTGAAGCAGAAACAAGGAAGAAACATGACTGTGATATACCGAAGCCTATTCCAGTATTGTACCAGTCATTTGTTGCTAAAACTTTAGAGCCTGAGATTGATGGTCTAGTGGAAGGGATGAGAAGAttgtttgatgaagaagattgtGCTGTGATCTCGGCAGAATGCACAATAACACCCACTATCCGAGATGCCGGACCTGGAGAGATGCTGCAGAATTGGATGGCCACTCCACTTATGATCCATCGAATGACTTGGTAGACAAAGAcaagatttgaagttttatttttgaaaatcggtGTTGTTCGGACGAGGCCCGAAACCACCATTTATgtcactttatttttcatcgtaatatttaaaaaggaaatgactcatGAGTCATGACCAAAGTTTGTACGCCTTTTTAAAAATTCCAATGAAAgcctcatttattttaaattgattatcttGTCATTGCGAATTATTCTGTAACAAATACATTTAAACTCTTTCTATCTAACATGGTTGATTTATTGTTCTTTTCAGTAAAAATGAATCtaaacctgccaatgtcatgaCATGTCACGAACACGGCGAACCAAGTAAGGTCAATGAAGATGAATGTGAAGAATATGATGAGGAAACTATGATGCCTGAACACCTTACCGAGGACTTGAGGCAACTTGAAGACGATAAAAAACCCAACCTGGATGAAACAGAGACAGGATGAAACAAAGACAGTAAACTTGGGAGATGACGAGTCGATCAGAGAAACCCGAGTCAGTGTTCATTTGGCAGcaacagaaaaagaagaattggTCAAGCTGCTCAGGCATTACATCGATGTGTTTGCCTGGTCTTATGATGATATGCTAGGGTTAAGCACTGATATTGTTTCCCATAAGCTGTCTATTAATTCAGAGTACTGTCCAGTAAAGCAGAAAACCAGAAAGTTCAAGCCCGATCTGAGTTTAAGGATAAAAGAGGAGGTCATGAAGCAGATCGAATCAAAAGTCGTTGAAGTGACCAAGTATCCCACTTGGCTGGCTAACATTGTTCTAGTGGCgaagaaagatggaaaaatcAAGATATGCGTGGATTATCGGGATCTTAACAAAGCAAGTCCGAAAGATAATTTCCCTTTGCCAAACATCCACATACTCATCGATAATTGTGCAAAGCATGAGCTTCAATCTTTTGTAGATTGCTTTGCGGGATATCACCAGATTCtaatggatgaagaagatgcagaaaaaacaGCATTCATCACACCTTGGGGAGTCTACCATTATCGAGTGATGCCATTCGGCCTCAAGAATGCTGGAGCCACTTACATAAGAGCTATGACCACTATTTTCCATGATATGATCCACAAATAAATTGAGGTGTATGTGGACGATGTCATCATAAAATCCTGCGAGAGTTCGGATCACCTAACACACTTGGAAAAGTTCTTTAACAGGTTGCGTAGgtatgatttgaagttgaacccaGCCAAATTTGCATTTGGAGTACCTGCAGGGAAGTTACTCGAATTCATAGCTAGCAGAAGAGGTATCAAGCTTGATCCTTCCAAAATCAAGGCAATTCAAGACTTACCTCCTCCAAAGACTAAGAAGGAAGTAATGAGTTTTCTGGGGAGACTGAATTACATCAGTCGATTCATAGCTCAATCGACGGTGATATATGAGCCCATAttcaagttactacaaaaagaTGCGCCAACCAAATGGACCGAAGAATGTCAGAAGGCTTTTGACACCATCAAAAGTTACCTTTCGAATCCACCAGTGTTTGTGCCACCACGTGCAGGCACTCCTTTGCTATTGTATTTATCCGTCTCTGACAATGCATTCGGGTGTGTGTTGGGACAACATGATGAGACCggaagaaagaagagagctATATACTATTTGAGCAAGAAGTTCACATcttatgaggctcgttacacccTTTTAGAGAGAActtgttgtgctttgacttgggtTGCTCAGAAATTGAGACATTATCTGTCGGCTTATACAACACATCTCATTTCGAGGATGGACCCGCTTAAGTACATATTTCAGAAAGCAATGCCCACAGGAAAGCTAGCAAAGTGGCAAATgttgttgagtgagttcgatATTGTGTACATGACTCAGAAAGCAATCAAGGGGCAAGCTTTGGCAGATCACCTTGCTGAAAACCCAGTAGATGAAGGATATGAACCACTTAGAACATATTTCCCTGATGAAGAAGTATTGTTTGTAGGGGAAGACATATCAGAATCATATCCTGGGTGGagaatgttctttgatggagcagtAAACTCTATAGGATCAGGAATTGGAGCAGTGTTGATATCTGAATCGGGGCAACATTATCCAGCAACAGCAAAGCTTAGATTCCGATGCACTAATaacatggctgagtatgaagcGTGTATTCTTGGCATTAGAATGGCTCTTGACATGAATGTTCAAGAATTATTGATAATTGGTGATTCAGACTTGttgattcatcaagttcaaggagaatgggcaGTGAAGAATCCTAAAATCTTACCATACGTACAATTGGTACAGAGGTTATGCAAAAGATTTAGGAAGACCGAGTTCAGACACACACCGAGAATACAGAACGAGCTTGCTGACGCCCTTGCAACCATATCGTCCATGATACAACATCCAGAAAAGAGTTATATCGATCCAATTGAGATAGTTTTAAAAGAACAACCAGCACATTGTTCACATGTGGAAGCAGAATGGGATGGGAATCCATGGTATATAGATGTGAAAAAGTACTTAGAGGTTGGCGAATATCCGGAAAAAGCAACAAGTATTCAGAAGAAAACAATCCGAAGAATGGCAAACAACTTCTTCTTGAATGGAGAAGTTCTTTATAAGAGGACACCCGATCTGGGATTACTGAGATGTGTGGATGCTGCAGAAGCCACAAAATTGCTTGAAGAAGTGCACGCTGGAGTGTGTGGGACACACATGAATGGGCTTACATTAGCAAAGAAAATCTTAAGGGCGGGATACTTCTGGATGACTATGGAAAATGATTGTGGCCGgtttgtccaaaaatgtcataaatgccAGGTACACGGAGATCTGATCAAAGTACCACCCCACGAGCTCAATGCGATGAGTTCCCCTTGGCCATTTGCAGCCTGGGGCATGGATGTTATTGGACCTATTGAGCCTGCCGCCTCCAATGGTCATAGGTTCATTTTGGTCGCCATTGATTACTTCACAAAGTGGGTTGAAGCTGCTTCCTACAAAGCTGTGACAAAGAAAGTTGTGGccgattttgttcgcaacaatttgatatgtcGTTTTGGAGTTCCAGAGTCTATCATCACAGACAATGGAGCAAATCTGAATAGTCACTTGATGaaagagatatgtgaacaattcaaaattACCCACCGTAATTCAACTGCATATCGTCCTCAGATGAATGGAGCTGTAGAAGCTGctaataagaatatcaagaggATACTGAGAAAGATGATTGACAACTACAAATGTTGGCATGAAAATTTGCCTTATGCTTTGCTAGGCTACCACACCACAATTCGAACCTCAACTGGAGCAACTCCTTACCTATTGGTATACGGAACAGAAGCAGTGATACCAGCTGAAGTTGAGATACCATCTTTAAGGATTATTCAGGAAGCTGGATTGAGCGATACCGAATGGATTCGTGATCGATATGAGCAATTgacattgattgatgagaaaagAATGAATGTTGTTTGTCATGGCCAGCTGTATCAATAGAAGATAACTTGTGCTTtcaacaagaaagtaagagTTCGAACATTTGAGGTAGGCCAATTGGTGTTGaaacgcattttccctcatcaagACGAATACAAAGGGAAGTTTGCACCTAACTGGCAAGGACCGTATGTTGTCCACAAAGTACTATCAAGAGGAGCTTTAGTTCTAGCAGAGATGAACGGTCAGGTGTGGCACAAAGCTATCAATTCAGATGTCGTCAAGAGATACTACATTTAAATGCTGATACTTATTTCCTTTATTTTCCTTGTAATTGCAGTTTGCTTGTAATCATTGTTGCATTTATGTTTGAAACATTCCCCTTgtacttgaactacgttcgacctgaattctcaagaatgacgTAGGCGgtctatgtcggcctcggtcgtttccttattaattttcttttttgtcattttcgagatgggaactacgtttgacctaattcctgcctcaacgggatacgtaggcaccACAAGGGTTCGGTCATATGCCTAATAAGATTTCTATTTCCCCTCATATTGGAAACtaggacagaatttttgagaggaccTCAAAAATTCTATAAGAAGAGTCATTTTCTACAAATAAGAGTCAAGGATCATATCGAAATGTGCAattggaaataattttgagaatatctcaaattcaagactCCCGTGATCATCATCAGATTTGTTTTGAAACATCTAACTGggatagaatttttgagaaggacctcaaaaattccatcaaggATACTCGGACCTTCAAAGTCAACTTCAATTGCCTCAAATTGACGTGTTCTTAAAGAGGTTTAAGTTGCCAACACGCTACCTATCATGTCAAATCTGAGACAAAGGGTTTTATTCGTGTCGTGCATGTCGTGACAATTAATCGCCAGagattttctttaaaacattttttttcaaaacttcaTACCTagcaaatatttttatctaaatatgATGTCTTTTGTCTACTGCGATTCATTGGATCTACCAGACAAAGTTCGAGAGATAACGAGACCAGGAGCAAGGCGACTTCAACACAGATCAGTATTCCAAAACTAACATGTTTTTGTGGATGCAGGGTATAATAAGATCATCAAAGGAGCTATATTTATCAACCAACTAGTTCAGGAGAACATATCCAGCAAATATCAATTAGTTGTGAGATACCGACGGAAATGATGTTATGATCAAAAAGTACCTATCATCATATCAAATATGGATGAAAGACGACGTTCATAGTCAAATTNNNNNNNNNNNNNNNNNNNNNNNNNNNNNNNNNNNNNNNNNNNNNNNNNNNNNNNNNNNNNNNNNNNNNNNNNNNNNNNNNNNNNNNNNNNNNNNNNNNNNNNNNNNNNNNNNNNNNNNNNNNNNNNNNNNNNNNNNNNNNNNNNNNNNNNNNNNNNNNNNNNNNNNNNNNNNNNNNNNNNNNNNNNNNNNNNNNNNNNNNNNNNNNNNNNNNNNNNNNNNNNNNNNNNNNNNNNNNNNNNNNNNNNNNNNNNNNNNNNNNNNNNNNNNNNNNNNNNNNNNNNNNNNNNNNNNNNNNNNNNNNNNNNNNNNNNNNNNNNNNNNNNNNNNNNNNNNNNNNNNNNNNNNNNNNNNNNNNNNNNNNNNNNNNNNNNNNNNNNNNNNNNNNNNNNNNNNNNNNNNNNNNNNNNNNNNNNNNNNNNNNNNNNNNNNNNNNNNNNNNNNNNNNNCAagaaggccattcatattcaaattgccaaaAGGGTCATCCTATATAAAGGCCAAGAGGGCCATCGCATATTAAATTGCCAagaaggccattcatattcaaattgccaagaaggccattcatattcaaattgtcgagagggccattcatattcaaattgccgagaaggccattcatattcaaattgccgagagggccattcatattcaaattgccgagagggccatcgCATATTAAATTGCCAAGAGGTCCATTCATATTGAAATTGCCAagaaggccattcatattcaaattgtcaagaaggccattcatattcaaattgccaaaAGGGTCATCCTATATAAAGGCCAAGAGGGCCATCGCATATTAAATTGCCAagaaggccattcatattcaaattgccaagaaggccattcatattcaaattgtcgagagggccattcatattcaaattgccgagaaggccattcatattcaaattgccgagagggccattcatattcaaattgccgagagggcc
The Solanum stenotomum isolate F172 unplaced genomic scaffold, ASM1918654v1 scaffold10257, whole genome shotgun sequence DNA segment above includes these coding regions:
- the LOC125849743 gene encoding uncharacterized protein LOC125849743, with the translated sequence MTGTSEETGIVDVTIRNAELADQSELISQLMQRIADMQEELQQTKDLAKLAIASNEPPLETRRPPPHFPSLSSPLPNYFPTHTTGPITSIPNPHPIDLTISSAPYANTFYQTPPPLLNPNEAPNTNHSQNFTPTHQIPPPVSNNPRVLPSQPVYPSVIFQTPPAYTIPEPCPGFPVQPELDHYEEMEKEWRLREEKREQEMNVMKDAISEAVKSVQSLKKITGLEYEDLCMHPDLEIPEGYKIRKFETFNGIGNPMAHLRAYCDKLVGIGKNDALIMRLFSRSLGGEALEWFTSQELRQWSTWGALAKDFLERFQFNVEAIPDRYYLEKIKQKTTEDYREYVCRWRKEAAKVQHVMTENEITSAFIRAQEPKYYERMLPMMGQKFSKLIRIREAIEDGLKSGKVTNLTALQAANKSSPSMATGFTRKKKEDMFAISFSPRPRPQRYFGSDSAIGNSDRFPTSNIYPPSPQAPIPIYYAQQNYQAPPPVYQNQPLTYQNTLPNHQANAPVYQNPGQNNPNANNLPRPNLERKPPRVFTPLAKTRTQLFERLRTAGLIQPVDARVINPTTKFFRANQRCAYHSRGAGHDTEGRINLKHKIQDLIDNRVITLQAPAPNVNLNPLSNHGGATINMIERDEDWLANGTIGEANVNSLIPTVASLTIKAHPEFVVITAPHQAFALVKERSNKHFEERFVVQAATAQ
- the LOC125849744 gene encoding uncharacterized protein LOC125849744, encoding MTRSGRCYIPEELTQEIRRNENQKRSITEGEAEEFWRRMQPKEYSIVKHLEKTPAQISVWALLMSSEYHRKALLKVLDKAYVPTGTSGENLATMVSHVIGSHQISFREEELPLEGVMHNRALYITVKCRDKFVARVLIDNGSGLNICPLSTLTQLKYDVGKIRQSRMNVRAFDGSQRETIGEVDLCIQMGPAEFVTEFQVMGISTSYNLLLGRPWIHAVGAVPSTLHQLLKFIWEDHEIVIHGEGSDRRYPGFSIPVIEESSQKTDFHMVELMNATFEDTTLQVPMPQVYKMLATTMLRSVFEPGQEELFEAETRKKHDCDIPKPIPVLYQSFVAKTLEPEIDGLVEGMRRLFDEEDCAVISAECTITPTIRDAGPGEMLQNWMATPLMIHRMTW